From a single Balnearium lithotrophicum genomic region:
- the truD gene encoding tRNA pseudouridine(13) synthase TruD, translated as MRIKFKPEDFKVEEILSEKPSNEGSYRAYLLKKRGLETEEALRRISKLSRVPLREISYGGKKDKNAETLQYISVPKKFRLREIKEKNLSLSEVGFLKKSVREVVLGNRFEILVRDTFKIDGERLRILKDIGIPNYYGEQRFTSSRKGKLFVQLLDELEEALKFLFQPAGFENSRERRGKRLFLERNYEGALTYLRGWRKRVAEFLLKGGDLKKAFRLIPKSEIEFQINVLQSFMFNEKLREIIEGSNVETFKLKYRMGELLYPKEKIEVPGEIPSYIPFSKEYSEIVERIQLNEKSLKNYISLFHRFKRRTMVKPKNFHFELKGEGLLLKFELPKGSYATNILRFLFNAV; from the coding sequence GTGAGGATAAAGTTTAAACCAGAAGATTTTAAAGTCGAGGAAATTTTGTCCGAAAAACCCTCTAATGAAGGTAGTTACAGGGCATACCTCCTTAAAAAGAGGGGACTTGAAACAGAGGAGGCACTCAGGAGAATTTCAAAATTAAGCAGAGTTCCATTAAGGGAAATTTCCTACGGTGGAAAAAAGGACAAGAATGCAGAAACACTCCAGTATATTTCAGTTCCTAAGAAATTTAGGCTTAGAGAAATCAAAGAGAAAAATCTCTCACTTTCTGAGGTCGGCTTCCTTAAAAAAAGCGTGAGAGAGGTTGTCTTAGGAAACAGGTTTGAAATCTTGGTAAGGGATACCTTTAAAATTGACGGAGAAAGGTTAAGAATCTTAAAGGATATCGGCATTCCCAACTACTACGGAGAGCAGAGGTTTACATCCTCAAGAAAAGGGAAGCTCTTCGTCCAGCTTTTAGACGAACTGGAGGAGGCACTGAAGTTTCTGTTTCAACCTGCGGGATTTGAAAACTCAAGGGAGAGGAGGGGAAAGAGGCTATTTTTGGAAAGGAACTATGAGGGAGCTCTGACCTACTTAAGAGGCTGGAGGAAAAGAGTAGCAGAGTTCTTGCTAAAGGGAGGAGATTTAAAGAAGGCCTTCCGTTTAATTCCAAAGAGCGAAATTGAGTTCCAAATCAACGTCCTTCAGAGTTTTATGTTCAACGAAAAACTAAGGGAAATCATTGAAGGGAGTAACGTTGAAACGTTCAAGTTAAAGTACAGAATGGGAGAGCTCCTTTATCCAAAGGAGAAGATAGAGGTTCCTGGAGAAATTCCATCCTACATTCCATTTTCAAAAGAGTACAGTGAAATTGTAGAGAGAATTCAACTAAACGAAAAATCTCTGAAAAATTACATTTCACTCTTTCACAGATTCAAGAGAAGAACAATGGTAAAGCCTAAAAACTTCCACTTTGAATTAAAGGGTGAAGGCCTCCTTCTAAAATTTGAACTTCCTAAAGGGAGTTATGCAACAAACATTCTAAGGTTTCTCTTCAATGCAGTATAA